In one Dermatophagoides farinae isolate YC_2012a chromosome 4, ASM2471394v1, whole genome shotgun sequence genomic region, the following are encoded:
- the LOC124489762 gene encoding uncharacterized protein LOC124489762 isoform X2 translates to MLEHFIKKNIYIVNNRLNRRKSLVVESINNDDETVIIKNDLVKTKKLCNDNEFDNLGEEEEEDCNEDDNEDLNNNDEEDDDDTSADEIATTTNEDGEEEEEEEEGMESLPSISINDDDDDDNDDESTNVQTSSSMTKFDRIETESMIMQNSTTSATIVNIGSDYHEKESNKTTDDDLTKKTTKIEIITTSTSDDDDDDHVDYDNRQQQRHHHEHHHHRHHHYHHQQQQQQQKQQRRRGQPNQNQHSKHKLSSNNNQFIQLDSLSSSLKQPIEMGKNSLGQLNRKQQQQQPYNSSPINVSKLQKRKKLITNDNDEHDDSICIEINDHHSHSQTSPIFDSSLNENNMIDTKTMLLTPKTTKMICKKMPRNDKSVFDIFDSPNDKIAPIMVPSKTNQSPMNINHSPIDFDAAQSEININKNHQENQQSNALITAPSTPTLHLSYKFQLNNDSLNVKNDYQHSQQQQQPWSFTGTNHQRQSSLEDSMTKKSPICTRISILGKPLPSRKEVSYYRQRFFIYNILQRPKGFWASCYHQFVISIIVIGLILFAMSTVEQYYEQSIQFLRIFDTFILALLVLEFLARAWSSSCISQYQGWFGLFRFCTSAFRLIDIFIIMSTAAVLWVHQVDPSIANRINWLRFAQAFQILRISHRFKPWRIMASVIWNQRDHLAVAIYMCTLSLIFITFTVYFIEHNQPDTDFTSIPRTLWWGIVSLLTIGYGDMVPSTTAGKIVASTLLLICFSSFALPAGILGTGLALKVQEQQRQKHFNKRRDPAARLIQCAWRCYASSKNSRSIATWKACMKQRNKLKNISASNSNDKLSEHQIETSSTLGSVVDLKCLRNKIHKRFGSESQASLVDYARSNTIDNSLSNRSSQSLSLMVPRNHCKHRLLERTTIPIILNDDDEYYDYYCEYFNPAEKAMIRFIRLVKFEVAKKNFKNAFRPYDINDVIEQYAAGHADVVARVKNMHSRINNIQNTLGNVTKICQDLSYIQYHQMDRLERIIQELNQKLLLVDNHSDMKTPTTTAASQTNKFLSVNDSLSSDDSSLLSMRSLSPSTSSSSSSPEAIQSSSTTIKSQCQSNDDDQTTREAKKQ, encoded by the exons ATGCTCGAACATTTTATTAAAAAGAATATTTATATCGTTAACAATCGATTAAATCGTCGAAAATCATTAGTAgttgaatcaattaataatgatgatgaaacggtgattatcaaaaatgatttggTAAAGACAAAGAAATtatgtaatgataatgaatttgataatcttggtgaagaagaagaagaagattgtaatgaagatgataatgaagatttgaataataatgatgaagaagatgatgatgatacttcCGCCGATgaaatagcaacaacaactaatGAAGAtggtgaagaagaagaagaagaagaggaAGGTATGGAATCCCTTCCAAGCAtatcgatcaatgatgatgatgatgatgataatgatgatgaatcaacaaaTGTTCAAACATCCTCATCGATGACAAAATTTGATCGAATTGAAAcagaatcaatgattatgcaaaattcaacaacatctGCAACAATCGTAAACATTGGTTCTGATTATCATGAgaaagaatcaaataaaacaactgatgatgatttaacaaagaaaacaacaaaaattgaaataataacaacatcaacaagtgatgatgatgatgatgatcatgttgattatgataatcgacaacaacaacgacatcatcatgaacatcatcaccatcgtcatcatcattatcatcatcag cagcagcaacaacaacaaaaacaacaacggcgACGAGGACaaccaaatcaaaatcaacattcaAAACATAAACTAtccagtaataataatcaattcattcagcttgattcattatcatcatcactaaaaCAACCAATAGAAATGggtaaaaattcattgggTCAATTAAAtcgtaaacaacaacaacaacaaccatataATAGTTCTCCGATCAATGTttcaaaattacaaaaacgaaaaaaattaataacaaacgacaatgatgaacatgatgattcaatatgtattgaaataaatgatcatcattctcattcaCAAACATCACCAATATTTGATTCAAGTTTGAATGAGAATAATATGATTGATACAAAAACGATGCTTTTGACACctaaaacaaccaaaatgatttgcaaaaaaatgccaagaaatgataaatcagtatttgatatttttgattcacctaatgataaaattgcACCGATTATGGTACCatccaaaacaaatcaatcaccGATGAATATCAATCATAGTCCAATCGATTTTGATGCAGCTCAATCTGAAATTAATATCAACAAGAATCATcaagaaaatcaacaatccAATGCACTTATAACAGCACCATCAACACCAACGTTACATTTGTCgtataaatttcaattgaataacgactcattgaatgtaaaaaatgattatcaacattcacaacaacaacaacaaccatggTCGTTTACAGGAACGAATCATCAACggcaatcatcattggaggATAGTATGACTAAAAAATCACCAATATGTACACGTATCAGTATACTTGGTAAACCGTTACCATCACGAAAAGAAGTATCATATTATCGtcaaagattttttatttacaataTTTTACAACGGCCAAAAGGATTCTGGGCTAGctgttatcatcaatttgtcatatcaatcattgttattggttTAATATTGTTTGCAATGTCCACAGTGGAACAATATTATGAACAatctattcaatttttgcGAATATTCGACACATTTATCCTTGCATTATTGGTTCTAGAATTCTTGGCACGTgcttggtcatcatcatgtattaGTCAATATCAAGGATGGTTTGGTTTATTTAGATTCTGTACATCAGCATTTCGTCTTAtcgatatatttattataatgTCTACTGCTGCCGTACTTTGGGTACATCAAGTTGATCCTTCCATTGCTAATCGTATTAATTGGTTACGTTTTGCTCAAgcatttcaaattcttcgTATTAGTCATCGTTTTAAGCCATGGCGTATAATGGCATCGGTTATATGGAATCAACGTGATCATCTTGCTGTTGCTATCTATATGtgtacattatcattaatattcATTACATTTACTGTATATTTCATTGAACATAATCAACCAGATACTGATTTTACATCTATACCTAGAACACTTTGGTGGGgtattgtttcattattaacCATTGGTTATGGTGATATGGTACCCAGTACGACAGCAGGTAAAATTGTTGCCAGTACActattgttgatttgtttctCATCATTCGCATTACCGGCCGGTATTCTTGGAACTGGTCTAGCATTAAAg gtacaagaacaacaacggcaaaaacatttcaataaACGACGTGATCCAGCCGCACGCTTAATACAATGTGCATGGCGTTGTTATgcatcatcgaaaaattcACGATCCATTGCCACATGGAAAGCGTGTATGAAACAAcgtaataaattaaaaaacataTCAGCAtccaattcaaatgataaactATCGGAACATCAAATCGAAACCAGTAGTACGTTGGGCAgtgttgttgatttaaaatgtttacgaaataaaattcataaacGATTTGGTAGTGAATCACAGGCATCATTGGTTGATTATGCAAGATCCAATACAATTGATAATAGTTTATCGAATCGATCATCACAATCACTTAGTTTAATGGTGCCAAGAAATCATTGTAAACATCGACTATTAGAACGAACAACAATACCCAtcatattgaatgatgatgatgaatattatgattattattgtgaataTTTTAATCCAGCCGAAAAAGCAATGATACGTTTCATACGATTGGTTAAATTTGAAGtggcaaagaaaaatttcaaaaatgcaTTCCGTCCATATGATATTAATGATGTTATTGAACAATATGCGGCTGGACATGCTGATGTTGTGGCACGTGTTAAGAATATGCATTCACGAATTAATAACATACAGAATACGTTGGGAAATGTAACGAAAATTTGTCAAGATTTATCCtatattcaatatcatcaaatggatcGATTAGAACGAATTATACAGGAATTGAATCAGAAATTATTGTTGGTTGATAATCACTCGGATATgaaaacaccaacaacaacagcagcatcacaaacaaataaatttctATCTGTAAACGATAGTTTATCGTCCGATGactcatcattattatcgatgagATCCTTATCACCATccacatcatcgtcatcatcatcaccggaAGCAATACaatcttcatcaacaacaatcaaaagtcaatgtcaatcaaatgatgatgatcaaacaacaaGAGAAGCCAAAAAACAATAG